One genomic window of Etheostoma spectabile isolate EspeVRDwgs_2016 chromosome 7, UIUC_Espe_1.0, whole genome shotgun sequence includes the following:
- the LOC116692001 gene encoding helicase ARIP4 isoform X4 — protein sequence MDQSHSVPFSSENEAQGGDSAVWQCTPPPSTSQSGGTPARPPPSQPASRPRSRPASQSPSSPSALTGAKKRSSKPAHVRRNIRKLLREHQLEAVTKAAQQDELERRQRLEQPSKPDFPVPLLPEYTTGDVTKHVSASTASQHEVKSVRQEVICLDSSSTGISEDDCKTNVPTSVAKEHTRKSDVINLSSDEDDSIEVEESEQSGAHVNDALNRADSQGRVLVNLNHPAAEDDIFLSAQLARAVKPHQIGGIRFLYDNLVESLERFGSSSGFGCILAHSMGLGKTLQVISFIDVLFRHTQAHTVLAIVPVNTLQNWLSEFNMWVPPLEALPPDTDPELVTPRAFKVHILNDEHKNTTSRAKVVEDWARDGGVLLMGYEMYRLLSLKKSFVAGRKKKTKKTTGPVVIDLDEEDRQQELLKAIERALARPGPDVVICDEGHRIKNCHASTSQALKNIRTRRRVVLTGYPLQNNLIEYWCMVDFVRPDFLGTRQEFSNMFERPILNGQCVDSTPQDVRLMRYRSHVLHSLLEGFVQRRGHDVLKDQLPSKEEHVILVRLSPLQRALYTEFMNRFKEAGNSGWLSLNPLKAFCVCCKIWNHPDVLYEALQKENLASDQDLDLDEITSTGPARCPTTPNQKSKRLENPNTIGGLSLNQLQEKANQVITYEWAKDIMYDYKPGLLENSAKMVLLFHLIEESVRKGDKILVFSQSLSTLTVIEDFLAKRPVPPSPNTSSRDKPNQNWVRNLNYYRLDGSTTASERERLINQFNDPSNTSAWVFLLSTRAGCLGVNLIGANRVVVFDASWNPCHDAQAVCRVYRYGQRKPCHIYRLVCDYTLEKKIYDRQISKQGMSDRVVDDLNPVLNFTKREVESLLHFVEEEPDRSQVQLQPHDSMESVLRKALLLYPHQVTKQPFPHESLLIDRRELKLSKAEKKAAKKGYEEEKRASVPYTRPSYAHYYPASDQSLTNIPAFSQRNWRPPPRTEEKPGAAVRPAQSTPVPMTPRQASAGSDPGNDSSGSSLGGFPINCLQKAGVFVQRIVTTTDIVIPGTNSSKDVQARITAGESIHIIRGTKGTYIRSSDGRIFAIRAANKSKTAGESSTAPPKDSQAIPEEVSNKGSNGCLSPDRKQQVPFKTAPRPLSPDGPEIISELQRYTGSTGAGPAAGSGAQPERAAESNTNNLPSTKPVQTNGSSGSSFSPENMSNHDASVISVLQPNMDITAAQDLRTGSKRNASTPPLDERPSKQPSAGKHSSAPLATQGFPFTGGYGLPPLSLNPGMLGGSLDHPLFMGAGSPYFQPPHTQLGDPSYMYPDLFSFGGASADPTSSSSCSTTTAAAVSSSSSSSSASVKAASSVPGALPPFMLCPSMVGMAGMLPAGFPLSYSQSMASLYTGSMLPGGLPGPAATPGPAGASFLSQYPPTAASSSSSSSPSSFSPSARSEGCRGPVLINCGIVSSSSSSSSSDDDDDVIEVRGQ from the exons ACCAGTCCCACAGTGTCCCCTTCAGCTCCGAGAATGAGGCTCAGGGAGGCGACTCGGCCGTGTGGCAGTGTACCCCACCCCCATCTACCTCACAGTCAGGGGGGACGCCGGCCCGCCCTCCTCCCTCCCAGCCCGCGTCCAGACCCCGCTCGAGGCCGGCCAGCCAAAGCCCCTCTTCTCCCTCCGCCCTGACAGGAGCCAAGAAGAGAAGCTCCAAACCAGCACACGTGAGACGCAACATCAG GAAGTTACTGAGGGAGCATCAGTTAGAGGCAGTGACCAAAGCCGCCCAGCAGGACGAGTTGGAGAGGAGGCAACGTCTAGAGCAGCCGAGCAAACCTGATTTCCCCGTACCACTGCTGCCTGAATACACAACTG GAGATGTGACAAAGCATGTGTCGGCATCAACGGCATCGCAGCACGAAGTGAAGTCGGTCAGACAGGAAGTGATCTGCCTGGACTCCAGCAGCACTGGCATCAGCGAGGACGACTGCAAGACTAACGTACCCACCTCCGTAGCCAAAGAGCACACACGAAAATCAG ATGTGATCAATCTGAGCTCGGACGAGGATGACTCCATCGAGGTAGAAGAGAGCGAGCAGAGCGGTGCGCACGTCAACGACGCCCTTAACCGAGCGGACAGCCAGGGCAGGGTGCTGGTCAACCTGAACCATCCAGCTGCAGAGGACGACATTTTCCTATCAGCTCAGCTGGCTCGAGCAGTCAAACCTCACCAG ATCGGTGGAATCCGTTTCCTGTACGACAACCTGGTGGAGTCGTTGGAGCGGTTCGGCAGCAGCAGCGGATTCGGCTGCATCCTCGCTCACAGCATGGGCCTGGGCAAAACGCTGCAAGTCATTTCTTTCATCGACGTCCTGTTCCGGCACACCCAGGCTCACACCGTGCTCGCCATTGTACCT GTGAACACACTGCAGAACTGGCTGTCAGAGTTCAACATGTGGGTCCCGCCCCTGGAGGCGTTACCTCCAGATACAGACCCAGAATTGGTTACGCCTCGTGCCTTTAAGGTTCACATCCTCAACGACGAACACAA GAACACAACGTCCAGAGCCAAGGTGGTGGAGGACTGGGCTCGGGACGGAGGGGTGCTGCTGATGGGCTACGAGATGTACCGCCTCCTGTCGCTGAAGAAGAGCTTTGTGGCCGGGAGGAAAAAGAAGACCAAGAAAACAACGGGGCCAGTTGTCATCGACCTGGATGAAGAGGACAGGCAGCAGGAACTGCTCAAAG CTATTGAGAGAGCCTTGGCCCGGCCTGGTCCAGACGTGGTGATCTGTGATGAAGGCCATCGCATCAAGAACTGCCACGCCAGCACATCACAGGCTCTGAAGAACATCCGAACCCGACGCCGCGTGGTGCTGACTGGCTATCCGCTCCAGAACAACCTCATCGAGTACTGGTGCATGGTCGACTTTGTCCGACCAGACTTCCTAG GTACACGGCAGGAATTCAGTAACATGTTTGAGCGTCCCATTCTTAATGGGCAGTGTGTGGACAGCACGCCTCAGGACGTCCGGCTGATGCGGTACAGGAGCCACGTCCTGCATAGCCTGCTGGAGGGCTTCGTCCAGAG GCGAGGTCATGACGTCCTGAAAGACCAGCTGCCCTCTAAAGAGGAACATGTGATCCTGGTCCGTCTGTCTCCCCTGCAGAGGGCACTCTACACAGAGTTCATGAACCGCTTCAAAGAGGCAGGAAACTCCGGCTGGCTCAGCCTCAACCCACTGAAAGCTTTCTGCGTCTGCTGCAAG ATTTGGAACCATCCAGACGTGCTGTACGAGGCCTTACAGAAGGAAAACCTGGCCAGTGACCAGGACTTGGACCTTGATGAAATCACTTCCACAGGTCCTGCCCGGTGTCCAACCACACCCAATCAAAAGTCCAAGCGTCTGGAGAACCCTAACACCATTGGTGGATTGAGTCTCAACCAGCTGCAGGAGAAAGCCAATCAGGTCATCACTTATGAATGG GCAAAGGACATCATGTATGACTACAAGCCAGGCCTACTGGAGAACTCCGCAAAAATGGTGCTGCTGTTCCATCTGATAGAGGAGAGCGTCAGGAAGGGAGACAAAATCCTCGTCTTCAG CCAGAGTCTGTCCACACTGACGGTGATTGAGGATTTTCTGGCTAAGAGACCAGTGCCTCCCTCGCCCAACACGTCCAGCAGAGACAAACCCAACCAGAACTGGGTCCGCAACCTCAACTACTACA GACTGGATGGAAGTACAACAgcctcagagagagagagactgataAACCAGTTCAACGATCCGTCCAACACCTCAGCATGGGTCTTTCTGCTGTCAACCag GGCTGGTTGTCTGGGCGTAAACCTGATTGGGGCGAACCGTGTGGTGGTGTTTGACGCCTCCTGGAACCCATGCCATGATGCCCAAGCAGTGTGCCGCGTCTATCGCTACGGGCAGAGGAAGCCATGTCATATCTACCGGCTGGTTTGCGACTACACGCTGGAGAAGAAGATCTATGACCGTCAGATCTCCAAACAGGGCATGTCAG ACCGGGTGGTTGATGACTTAAACCCTGTGTTGAACTTCACCAAGAGGGAAGTGGAGTCTCTTCTTCACTTCGTAGAGGAGGAGCCTGACCGGTCACAGGTCCAGCTGCAGCCCCACGACAGCATGGAGAGCGTCCTCAGGAAGGCTCTGCTCCTCTATCCGCACCAGGTTACTAAG CAACCATTCCCCCACGAGTCGCTGCTGATAGACCGCAGGGAGCTGAAGCTGAGCAAGGCTGAGAAGAAAGCAGCAAAGAAAGGTTACGAAGAGGAGAAGAGGGCGTCTGTGCCATACACTCGCCCTTCCTACGCTCACTACTACCCCGCCAGTGACCAGAGCCTCACTAACATCCCCGCCTTCAGTCAGAGGAACTG GCGACCACCTCCGCGTACTGAAGAGAAGCCCGGGGCCGCCGTCCGGCCAGCCCAGTCAACTCCAGTTCCCATGACGCCCCGTCAGGCGTCTGCAGGCTCCGACCCAGGCAATGACTCATCAGGATCCAGCCTCGGAGGTTTTCCTATCAACTGCCTGCAAAAAGCCGGGGTGTTTGTACAGAGGATCGTCACCACtactg ACATCGTGATTCCAGGCACCAACAGCTCAAAAGATGTCCAGGCCAGGATCACTGCTGGAGAGAGCATCCACATTATCAGAGGCACCAAAG GGACTTACATCAGGTCGTCCGATGGTCGGATCTTTGCCATCAGAGCTGCTAATAAGTCCAAGACTGCAGGGGAGAGTTCCACAGCACCACCCAAAG actCCCAGGCTATACCAGAGGAAGTGTCAAACAAAGGCAGTAACGGTTGCCTGTCACCTGACAGGAAGCAGCAGGTACCCTTCAAGACTGCACCCCGCCCTCTTTCACCTGACGGCCCAGAGATCATCAGCGAGTTGCAGCGCTACACAGGTAGCACTGGAGCTGGCCCCGCCGCAGgctctggagctcagccagaGAGGGCAGCAGAGAGCAACACGAACAACCTGCCGTCCACCAAACCGGTTCAGACCAATGGCAGCAGTGGGAGCAGTTTTTCTCCTGAAAATATGAGCAACCATGATGCCTCTGTGATTAGTGTACTCCAGCCCAACATGGACATCACTGCTGCCCAAGACCTGAGAACAGGTTCCAAGCGCAATGCTTCTACCCCACCCCTGGATGAGCGGCCCAGTAAGCAGCCCTCTGCAGGCAAACACTCCTCAGCCCCCCTGGCCACTCAAGGCTTCCCCTTCACCGGGGGCTACGGCCTCCCTCCTCTCAGCCTCAACCCCGGCATGTTGGGTGGATCACTGGACCACCCACTCTTCATGGGGGCAGGCTCGCCTTACTTCCAGCCCCCCCACACTCAACTGGGGGACCCCAGTTACATGTACCCAGATCTGTTCAGCTTTGGCGGAGCCAGCGCAgaccccacctcctcctcttcctgctcaACAACCACTGCGGCTGCCgtttcatcttcctcctcatcatctTCTGCATCAGTCAAAGCTGCCAGTTCCGTTCCAGGAGCCCTGCCACCATTTATGCTTTGCCCCAGCATGGTGGGCATGGCTGGGATGCTCCCAGCAGGCTTCCCTCTGTCTTACAGTCAGTCTATGGCTAGCCTCTACACAGGCTCCATGCTCCCTGGAGGGCTACCGGGTCCAGCCGCCACTCCTGGTCCAGCTGGAGCCAGCTTCCTCTCCCAGTATCCTCCCACTGCTGCCTCCAGttcctcctcatcttctccTTCATCCTTTTCCCCTTCGGCGCGGTCTGAGGGCTGCCGGGGCCCGGTGCTCATTAACTGCGGGATtgtcagcagctccagcagctcTAGCAgttctgatgatgatgatgatgtaattGAGGTGAGGGGACAGTGA
- the LOC116692001 gene encoding helicase ARIP4 isoform X3 produces the protein MLLLDESESFADQSHSVPFSSENEAQGGDSAVWQCTPPPSTSQSGGTPARPPPSQPASRPRSRPASQSPSSPSALTGAKKRSSKPAHVRRNIRKLLREHQLEAVTKAAQQDELERRQRLEQPSKPDFPVPLLPEYTTGDVTKHVSASTASQHEVKSVRQEVICLDSSSTGISEDDCKTNVPTSVAKEHTRKSDVINLSSDEDDSIEVEESEQSGAHVNDALNRADSQGRVLVNLNHPAAEDDIFLSAQLARAVKPHQIGGIRFLYDNLVESLERFGSSSGFGCILAHSMGLGKTLQVISFIDVLFRHTQAHTVLAIVPVNTLQNWLSEFNMWVPPLEALPPDTDPELVTPRAFKVHILNDEHKNTTSRAKVVEDWARDGGVLLMGYEMYRLLSLKKSFVAGRKKKTKKTTGPVVIDLDEEDRQQELLKAIERALARPGPDVVICDEGHRIKNCHASTSQALKNIRTRRRVVLTGYPLQNNLIEYWCMVDFVRPDFLGTRQEFSNMFERPILNGQCVDSTPQDVRLMRYRSHVLHSLLEGFVQRRGHDVLKDQLPSKEEHVILVRLSPLQRALYTEFMNRFKEAGNSGWLSLNPLKAFCVCCKIWNHPDVLYEALQKENLASDQDLDLDEITSTGPARCPTTPNQKSKRLENPNTIGGLSLNQLQEKANQVITYEWAKDIMYDYKPGLLENSAKMVLLFHLIEESVRKGDKILVFSQSLSTLTVIEDFLAKRPVPPSPNTSSRDKPNQNWVRNLNYYRLDGSTTASERERLINQFNDPSNTSAWVFLLSTRAGCLGVNLIGANRVVVFDASWNPCHDAQAVCRVYRYGQRKPCHIYRLVCDYTLEKKIYDRQISKQGMSDRVVDDLNPVLNFTKREVESLLHFVEEEPDRSQVQLQPHDSMESVLRKALLLYPHQVTKQPFPHESLLIDRRELKLSKAEKKAAKKGYEEEKRASVPYTRPSYAHYYPASDQSLTNIPAFSQRNWRPPPRTEEKPGAAVRPAQSTPVPMTPRQASAGSDPGNDSSGSSLGGFPINCLQKAGVFVQRIVTTTDIVIPGTNSSKDVQARITAGESIHIIRGTKGTYIRSSDGRIFAIRAANKSKTAGESSTAPPKDSQAIPEEVSNKGSNGCLSPDRKQQVPFKTAPRPLSPDGPEIISELQRYTGSTGAGPAAGSGAQPERAAESNTNNLPSTKPVQTNGSSGSSFSPENMSNHDASVISVLQPNMDITAAQDLRTGSKRNASTPPLDERPSKQPSAGKHSSAPLATQGFPFTGGYGLPPLSLNPGMLGGSLDHPLFMGAGSPYFQPPHTQLGDPSYMYPDLFSFGGASADPTSSSSCSTTTAAAVSSSSSSSSASVKAASSVPGALPPFMLCPSMVGMAGMLPAGFPLSYSQSMASLYTGSMLPGGLPGPAATPGPAGASFLSQYPPTAASSSSSSSPSSFSPSARSEGCRGPVLINCGIVSSSSSSSSSDDDDDVIEVRGQ, from the exons ACCAGTCCCACAGTGTCCCCTTCAGCTCCGAGAATGAGGCTCAGGGAGGCGACTCGGCCGTGTGGCAGTGTACCCCACCCCCATCTACCTCACAGTCAGGGGGGACGCCGGCCCGCCCTCCTCCCTCCCAGCCCGCGTCCAGACCCCGCTCGAGGCCGGCCAGCCAAAGCCCCTCTTCTCCCTCCGCCCTGACAGGAGCCAAGAAGAGAAGCTCCAAACCAGCACACGTGAGACGCAACATCAG GAAGTTACTGAGGGAGCATCAGTTAGAGGCAGTGACCAAAGCCGCCCAGCAGGACGAGTTGGAGAGGAGGCAACGTCTAGAGCAGCCGAGCAAACCTGATTTCCCCGTACCACTGCTGCCTGAATACACAACTG GAGATGTGACAAAGCATGTGTCGGCATCAACGGCATCGCAGCACGAAGTGAAGTCGGTCAGACAGGAAGTGATCTGCCTGGACTCCAGCAGCACTGGCATCAGCGAGGACGACTGCAAGACTAACGTACCCACCTCCGTAGCCAAAGAGCACACACGAAAATCAG ATGTGATCAATCTGAGCTCGGACGAGGATGACTCCATCGAGGTAGAAGAGAGCGAGCAGAGCGGTGCGCACGTCAACGACGCCCTTAACCGAGCGGACAGCCAGGGCAGGGTGCTGGTCAACCTGAACCATCCAGCTGCAGAGGACGACATTTTCCTATCAGCTCAGCTGGCTCGAGCAGTCAAACCTCACCAG ATCGGTGGAATCCGTTTCCTGTACGACAACCTGGTGGAGTCGTTGGAGCGGTTCGGCAGCAGCAGCGGATTCGGCTGCATCCTCGCTCACAGCATGGGCCTGGGCAAAACGCTGCAAGTCATTTCTTTCATCGACGTCCTGTTCCGGCACACCCAGGCTCACACCGTGCTCGCCATTGTACCT GTGAACACACTGCAGAACTGGCTGTCAGAGTTCAACATGTGGGTCCCGCCCCTGGAGGCGTTACCTCCAGATACAGACCCAGAATTGGTTACGCCTCGTGCCTTTAAGGTTCACATCCTCAACGACGAACACAA GAACACAACGTCCAGAGCCAAGGTGGTGGAGGACTGGGCTCGGGACGGAGGGGTGCTGCTGATGGGCTACGAGATGTACCGCCTCCTGTCGCTGAAGAAGAGCTTTGTGGCCGGGAGGAAAAAGAAGACCAAGAAAACAACGGGGCCAGTTGTCATCGACCTGGATGAAGAGGACAGGCAGCAGGAACTGCTCAAAG CTATTGAGAGAGCCTTGGCCCGGCCTGGTCCAGACGTGGTGATCTGTGATGAAGGCCATCGCATCAAGAACTGCCACGCCAGCACATCACAGGCTCTGAAGAACATCCGAACCCGACGCCGCGTGGTGCTGACTGGCTATCCGCTCCAGAACAACCTCATCGAGTACTGGTGCATGGTCGACTTTGTCCGACCAGACTTCCTAG GTACACGGCAGGAATTCAGTAACATGTTTGAGCGTCCCATTCTTAATGGGCAGTGTGTGGACAGCACGCCTCAGGACGTCCGGCTGATGCGGTACAGGAGCCACGTCCTGCATAGCCTGCTGGAGGGCTTCGTCCAGAG GCGAGGTCATGACGTCCTGAAAGACCAGCTGCCCTCTAAAGAGGAACATGTGATCCTGGTCCGTCTGTCTCCCCTGCAGAGGGCACTCTACACAGAGTTCATGAACCGCTTCAAAGAGGCAGGAAACTCCGGCTGGCTCAGCCTCAACCCACTGAAAGCTTTCTGCGTCTGCTGCAAG ATTTGGAACCATCCAGACGTGCTGTACGAGGCCTTACAGAAGGAAAACCTGGCCAGTGACCAGGACTTGGACCTTGATGAAATCACTTCCACAGGTCCTGCCCGGTGTCCAACCACACCCAATCAAAAGTCCAAGCGTCTGGAGAACCCTAACACCATTGGTGGATTGAGTCTCAACCAGCTGCAGGAGAAAGCCAATCAGGTCATCACTTATGAATGG GCAAAGGACATCATGTATGACTACAAGCCAGGCCTACTGGAGAACTCCGCAAAAATGGTGCTGCTGTTCCATCTGATAGAGGAGAGCGTCAGGAAGGGAGACAAAATCCTCGTCTTCAG CCAGAGTCTGTCCACACTGACGGTGATTGAGGATTTTCTGGCTAAGAGACCAGTGCCTCCCTCGCCCAACACGTCCAGCAGAGACAAACCCAACCAGAACTGGGTCCGCAACCTCAACTACTACA GACTGGATGGAAGTACAACAgcctcagagagagagagactgataAACCAGTTCAACGATCCGTCCAACACCTCAGCATGGGTCTTTCTGCTGTCAACCag GGCTGGTTGTCTGGGCGTAAACCTGATTGGGGCGAACCGTGTGGTGGTGTTTGACGCCTCCTGGAACCCATGCCATGATGCCCAAGCAGTGTGCCGCGTCTATCGCTACGGGCAGAGGAAGCCATGTCATATCTACCGGCTGGTTTGCGACTACACGCTGGAGAAGAAGATCTATGACCGTCAGATCTCCAAACAGGGCATGTCAG ACCGGGTGGTTGATGACTTAAACCCTGTGTTGAACTTCACCAAGAGGGAAGTGGAGTCTCTTCTTCACTTCGTAGAGGAGGAGCCTGACCGGTCACAGGTCCAGCTGCAGCCCCACGACAGCATGGAGAGCGTCCTCAGGAAGGCTCTGCTCCTCTATCCGCACCAGGTTACTAAG CAACCATTCCCCCACGAGTCGCTGCTGATAGACCGCAGGGAGCTGAAGCTGAGCAAGGCTGAGAAGAAAGCAGCAAAGAAAGGTTACGAAGAGGAGAAGAGGGCGTCTGTGCCATACACTCGCCCTTCCTACGCTCACTACTACCCCGCCAGTGACCAGAGCCTCACTAACATCCCCGCCTTCAGTCAGAGGAACTG GCGACCACCTCCGCGTACTGAAGAGAAGCCCGGGGCCGCCGTCCGGCCAGCCCAGTCAACTCCAGTTCCCATGACGCCCCGTCAGGCGTCTGCAGGCTCCGACCCAGGCAATGACTCATCAGGATCCAGCCTCGGAGGTTTTCCTATCAACTGCCTGCAAAAAGCCGGGGTGTTTGTACAGAGGATCGTCACCACtactg ACATCGTGATTCCAGGCACCAACAGCTCAAAAGATGTCCAGGCCAGGATCACTGCTGGAGAGAGCATCCACATTATCAGAGGCACCAAAG GGACTTACATCAGGTCGTCCGATGGTCGGATCTTTGCCATCAGAGCTGCTAATAAGTCCAAGACTGCAGGGGAGAGTTCCACAGCACCACCCAAAG actCCCAGGCTATACCAGAGGAAGTGTCAAACAAAGGCAGTAACGGTTGCCTGTCACCTGACAGGAAGCAGCAGGTACCCTTCAAGACTGCACCCCGCCCTCTTTCACCTGACGGCCCAGAGATCATCAGCGAGTTGCAGCGCTACACAGGTAGCACTGGAGCTGGCCCCGCCGCAGgctctggagctcagccagaGAGGGCAGCAGAGAGCAACACGAACAACCTGCCGTCCACCAAACCGGTTCAGACCAATGGCAGCAGTGGGAGCAGTTTTTCTCCTGAAAATATGAGCAACCATGATGCCTCTGTGATTAGTGTACTCCAGCCCAACATGGACATCACTGCTGCCCAAGACCTGAGAACAGGTTCCAAGCGCAATGCTTCTACCCCACCCCTGGATGAGCGGCCCAGTAAGCAGCCCTCTGCAGGCAAACACTCCTCAGCCCCCCTGGCCACTCAAGGCTTCCCCTTCACCGGGGGCTACGGCCTCCCTCCTCTCAGCCTCAACCCCGGCATGTTGGGTGGATCACTGGACCACCCACTCTTCATGGGGGCAGGCTCGCCTTACTTCCAGCCCCCCCACACTCAACTGGGGGACCCCAGTTACATGTACCCAGATCTGTTCAGCTTTGGCGGAGCCAGCGCAgaccccacctcctcctcttcctgctcaACAACCACTGCGGCTGCCgtttcatcttcctcctcatcatctTCTGCATCAGTCAAAGCTGCCAGTTCCGTTCCAGGAGCCCTGCCACCATTTATGCTTTGCCCCAGCATGGTGGGCATGGCTGGGATGCTCCCAGCAGGCTTCCCTCTGTCTTACAGTCAGTCTATGGCTAGCCTCTACACAGGCTCCATGCTCCCTGGAGGGCTACCGGGTCCAGCCGCCACTCCTGGTCCAGCTGGAGCCAGCTTCCTCTCCCAGTATCCTCCCACTGCTGCCTCCAGttcctcctcatcttctccTTCATCCTTTTCCCCTTCGGCGCGGTCTGAGGGCTGCCGGGGCCCGGTGCTCATTAACTGCGGGATtgtcagcagctccagcagctcTAGCAgttctgatgatgatgatgatgtaattGAGGTGAGGGGACAGTGA